The following proteins come from a genomic window of Pseudomonas sp. J452:
- the rng gene encoding ribonuclease G produces MSEEILINITPMESRVAVVENGVLQEVHVERTQRRGIVGNIYKGKVVRVLPGMQAAFIDIGLDRAAFIHAAEISTREGSAVESISALVHEGQSLVVQVTKDPIGTKGARLTTHLSIPSRYLVYMPRTAHVGISLKIEEEAERERLKQVVTDCVAAEGIEEAGGFILRTAAEGASADEILADIRYLRRLWEQVAGQMQSAKTPSVIYEDLSLALRTLRDLVNPKIEKIRIDSRETFQKITQFVDELMPEISDRLEHYPGERPIFDLYGVEDEIQRALERKVPLKSGGYLVVDPAEAMTTIDVNTGAFVGHRTLEETIFKTNLEAATAIARQLRLRNIGGIIIIDFIDMEDEEHQRQVLRTLEKQLERDHAKTNIIGITELGLVQMTRKRTRESLEQVLCESCSSCQGRGKLKTPETICYEIFREILREARAYQAEGYRVLANQKVVDCLLDEESGNVADLEAFIGRTIKFQVESMYSQEQYDVVLL; encoded by the coding sequence ATGAGCGAAGAGATCCTGATCAACATCACGCCGATGGAGTCGCGCGTGGCGGTGGTGGAAAACGGTGTGCTGCAGGAGGTGCATGTCGAGCGCACCCAGCGCCGCGGCATTGTCGGCAACATCTATAAGGGCAAGGTGGTGCGCGTGCTGCCAGGCATGCAGGCGGCCTTTATCGACATCGGCCTGGATCGCGCGGCCTTCATTCACGCGGCCGAGATCTCCACCCGCGAAGGCAGCGCGGTGGAAAGCATCAGCGCCCTGGTCCACGAAGGCCAGAGCCTGGTGGTGCAGGTGACCAAGGACCCGATCGGCACCAAGGGCGCGCGGCTGACCACCCATCTGTCGATTCCTTCGCGCTACCTGGTGTACATGCCGCGTACGGCGCATGTCGGCATCTCGCTGAAGATCGAGGAAGAGGCCGAACGCGAGCGCCTCAAGCAGGTGGTCACCGACTGCGTGGCCGCCGAGGGCATCGAAGAGGCCGGCGGTTTTATTCTGCGCACTGCCGCCGAGGGTGCCAGTGCCGATGAAATCCTCGCCGATATCCGCTACCTGCGCCGCTTGTGGGAGCAGGTCGCCGGGCAGATGCAGAGCGCCAAGACGCCTTCGGTGATCTACGAGGACCTGTCCCTGGCCCTGCGTACCCTGCGCGATCTGGTCAACCCGAAGATCGAGAAGATCCGCATCGACTCGCGCGAGACCTTCCAGAAGATCACCCAGTTCGTCGACGAACTGATGCCGGAGATCTCCGATCGCCTGGAACACTACCCCGGCGAGCGCCCGATCTTCGACCTGTACGGCGTCGAGGACGAGATCCAGCGCGCCCTGGAGCGCAAGGTGCCGCTCAAGTCCGGTGGCTATCTGGTGGTCGACCCGGCCGAAGCGATGACCACCATCGACGTCAACACCGGCGCCTTCGTCGGTCATCGCACCCTCGAAGAGACCATCTTCAAGACCAACCTCGAAGCCGCCACCGCGATTGCCCGCCAGCTGCGCCTGCGCAATATCGGAGGCATCATCATCATCGACTTCATCGACATGGAAGATGAAGAGCACCAGCGCCAGGTGCTGCGTACCCTGGAAAAGCAGCTGGAGCGCGACCACGCCAAGACCAACATCATCGGCATCACCGAGCTGGGCCTGGTGCAGATGACCCGCAAGCGCACCCGCGAGAGCCTCGAGCAGGTGCTGTGCGAGTCCTGCAGCAGCTGCCAGGGCCGTGGCAAGCTGAAGACCCCGGAAACCATCTGCTACGAGATCTTCCGCGAGATCCTCCGCGAGGCACGCGCCTATCAGGCCGAGGGCTACCGGGTACTGGCCAACCAGAAGGTGGTCGACTGCCTGCTCGACGAGGAGTCGGGCAATGTCGCCGATCTCGAAGCCTTTATCGGCCGCACCATCAAGTTCCAGGTGGAAAGCATGTACTCCCAGGAGCAATACGATGTGGTGCTGCTCTGA
- the gatC gene encoding Asp-tRNA(Asn)/Glu-tRNA(Gln) amidotransferase subunit GatC — translation MALERSDVEKIAHLARLGLNEAEVPRTTETLNNILGLIDAMQAVDTDGIEPLAHPLEATQRLRADQVTEQNQREAYQAIAPAVENGLYLVPKVIE, via the coding sequence ATGGCGCTTGAACGCTCCGACGTGGAAAAGATCGCCCATCTCGCCCGCCTGGGCCTGAATGAGGCCGAAGTTCCACGAACCACCGAGACCCTCAACAATATTCTCGGCCTGATCGACGCCATGCAGGCCGTCGACACCGACGGTATCGAACCACTGGCCCACCCGCTGGAAGCCACCCAGCGCCTGCGTGCCGACCAAGTGACCGAGCAGAATCAGCGCGAGGCCTACCAGGCCATCGCCCCGGCCGTGGAAAACGGCCTGTACCTCGTGCCGAAAGTCATCGAATAA
- a CDS encoding nucleoside triphosphate pyrophosphatase, which translates to MATLYLASGSPRRRELLAQIGVPFVTLSASIDETALPGETAPGYVERLALDKARAGLASLGDCGDAVVLGADTAVVLDGQILGKPQDRAEALGMLAALSGREHQVLTAVALVSHSRSAVQVVTSRVGFRALQPGEAEAYWATGEPCDKAGSYGIQGLAAVFVSQLQGSYSAVVGLPLCETAQLLNEFAIPCWQPLPVNS; encoded by the coding sequence ATGGCCACCCTCTACCTGGCCTCAGGTTCCCCGCGCCGCCGCGAACTGCTGGCGCAGATCGGTGTGCCCTTCGTCACGTTAAGCGCCTCTATCGATGAAACCGCCTTGCCGGGCGAGACTGCGCCTGGCTATGTAGAGCGCCTGGCGCTGGATAAAGCGCGCGCCGGACTGGCCAGCCTGGGCGATTGCGGCGATGCTGTGGTGCTGGGGGCAGATACCGCCGTGGTGCTCGACGGGCAGATTCTCGGCAAGCCGCAGGATCGCGCCGAGGCGCTGGGCATGCTGGCGGCGCTGTCCGGGCGCGAGCATCAGGTGCTGACGGCGGTGGCGCTGGTCAGCCACTCGCGCAGTGCCGTGCAGGTGGTGACCAGTCGGGTCGGTTTCCGTGCCCTGCAGCCCGGCGAGGCCGAGGCCTACTGGGCCACCGGGGAGCCCTGCGACAAGGCAGGCAGCTATGGTATTCAAGGGCTGGCGGCGGTGTTCGTCAGCCAGTTACAGGGCAGTTACTCGGCGGTGGTCGGTTTGCCCTTGTGCGAGACCGCACAGCTACTCAACGAATTCGCAATTCCGTGCTGGCAGCCATTGCCGGTCAACAGTTAA
- the mreB gene encoding rod shape-determining protein MreB, which translates to MFKKLRGMFSSDLSIDLGTANTLIYVRDRGIVLNEPSVVAIRTSGNNQKSVVAVGTEAKRMLGRTPGNIQAIRPMKDGVIADFSVCEKMLQYFINKVHENSFLQPSPRVLICVPCKSTQVERRAIRESALGAGAREVFLIEEPMAAAIGAGLPVEEARGSMVVDIGGGTTEIALISLNGVVYAESVRVGGDRFDEAIITYVRRNYGSLIGESTAERIKQEIGTAYAGGEVREVDVRGRNLAEGVPRSFTLNSNEVLEALQESLATIVQAVKSALEQSPPELASDIAERGLVLTGGGALLRDLDKLLSQETGLPVIVAEDPLTCVARGGGKALEMMDRHSMDLLSSE; encoded by the coding sequence ATGTTCAAGAAACTGCGTGGCATGTTTTCCAGCGATCTGTCGATCGACCTGGGCACTGCCAATACCCTGATTTATGTCCGCGATCGCGGCATTGTGCTGAACGAGCCGTCCGTGGTTGCCATCCGTACCAGCGGCAACAACCAGAAGAGCGTGGTCGCCGTCGGTACCGAGGCCAAGCGCATGCTCGGTCGTACCCCGGGCAACATCCAGGCCATTCGCCCGATGAAGGATGGCGTGATCGCAGACTTCAGCGTCTGCGAGAAGATGCTGCAGTACTTCATCAACAAGGTTCACGAAAACAGCTTCCTGCAGCCGTCGCCGCGCGTGCTGATCTGCGTGCCGTGCAAATCGACCCAGGTCGAGCGCCGCGCCATCCGCGAGTCGGCCCTCGGCGCCGGGGCCCGCGAAGTGTTCCTGATCGAAGAGCCGATGGCCGCTGCCATCGGTGCCGGCCTGCCGGTTGAAGAAGCGCGCGGCTCGATGGTCGTCGATATCGGCGGTGGTACCACCGAAATCGCGCTGATCTCGCTGAACGGCGTGGTCTACGCCGAATCCGTACGCGTCGGTGGCGACCGTTTCGACGAAGCCATCATCACCTACGTGCGCCGTAACTACGGTTCGCTGATCGGCGAATCCACTGCCGAGCGGATCAAGCAGGAAATCGGCACCGCCTACGCCGGTGGCGAAGTGCGCGAAGTCGACGTGCGTGGCCGTAACCTGGCCGAAGGCGTACCGCGCAGCTTCACCCTGAACTCCAACGAAGTGCTGGAAGCGCTGCAGGAATCCCTGGCGACCATTGTCCAGGCGGTCAAGAGCGCCCTGGAGCAGTCGCCGCCGGAACTGGCCTCGGACATCGCCGAGCGCGGCCTGGTGCTGACCGGTGGTGGCGCACTGCTGCGCGATCTGGACAAGCTGCTGTCGCAGGAAACCGGCTTGCCGGTGATCGTCGCCGAAGACCCGCTGACCTGCGTGGCCCGTGGCGGCGGCAAGGCGCTGGAGATGATGGATCGTCACTCGATGGATCTGCTCTCTTCGGAGTGA
- the gatA gene encoding Asp-tRNA(Asn)/Glu-tRNA(Gln) amidotransferase subunit GatA has product MHQLTLAEIAQGLAGKQFSSEELTRSLLARIQQLDPQLNSFISVTEELALEQAKAADARRAAGENGALLGAPIAHKDLFCTQDILTSCGSKILSGFKAPYNATVVEKLAAAGTVTLGKLNMDEFAMGSANESSHYGPVKNPWDLTRVPGGSSGGSAAAVAARLLPAATGTDTGGSIRQPAALTNLTGIKPTYGRVSRWGMIAYASSLDQGGPLARTAEDCALMLSGMAGFDAKDSTCVDQPVDDYLAALNQPLAGLRIGLPKEYFGAGLDSRIADKVLAMVEELKKLGATVKEISLPNMQHAIPAYYVIAPAEASSNLSRFDGVRFGYRCENPVNLEDLYKRSRGEGFGAEVKRRIMVGTYALSAGYYDAYYLKAQKIRRLIKNDFIKAFNDVDVILGPTTPNLAWKIGAKNNDPVAEYLEDIYTITANLAGIPGLSMPAGFVDGLPVGVQLLAPYFQEGRLLNVAHQYQQVSDWHKQTPKGF; this is encoded by the coding sequence ATGCATCAACTGACCCTCGCCGAGATCGCCCAAGGCCTCGCCGGCAAGCAGTTCTCTTCCGAAGAGCTGACCCGCTCGCTGCTGGCGCGCATCCAGCAGCTCGATCCGCAGCTAAACAGCTTTATCAGCGTCACCGAGGAGCTTGCGCTTGAGCAAGCCAAGGCCGCCGACGCCCGCCGCGCCGCCGGCGAGAACGGCGCCCTGCTCGGCGCGCCGATCGCCCACAAGGACCTGTTCTGCACCCAGGACATCCTCACCAGCTGCGGCTCGAAGATCCTCAGCGGCTTCAAGGCCCCGTACAACGCCACCGTGGTCGAGAAACTCGCCGCCGCCGGCACTGTGACCCTGGGCAAGCTGAACATGGACGAGTTCGCCATGGGCTCAGCCAACGAATCCAGCCACTACGGCCCGGTAAAGAACCCCTGGGACCTGACCCGCGTACCGGGCGGCTCCTCCGGCGGCTCCGCCGCTGCCGTGGCCGCCCGCCTGCTGCCGGCCGCCACCGGCACCGATACCGGCGGATCGATCCGCCAGCCGGCCGCGCTGACCAACCTTACCGGGATCAAGCCGACCTACGGTCGCGTCTCCCGCTGGGGCATGATCGCCTACGCCTCCAGCCTCGACCAGGGCGGCCCACTGGCCCGCACCGCCGAGGACTGCGCGCTGATGCTCAGCGGCATGGCCGGTTTCGACGCCAAGGACAGCACCTGCGTCGATCAGCCGGTGGACGACTACCTGGCCGCTTTGAACCAGCCGCTCGCCGGCCTGCGCATCGGCCTGCCGAAGGAATACTTCGGCGCCGGCCTAGACAGCCGCATCGCCGATAAAGTGCTGGCCATGGTGGAAGAGCTGAAAAAGCTCGGCGCCACCGTCAAAGAGATCAGCCTGCCGAACATGCAGCACGCCATCCCGGCCTACTACGTGATCGCACCTGCAGAAGCCAGCTCCAACCTGTCGCGTTTCGACGGCGTGCGCTTCGGCTATCGCTGCGAGAACCCGGTCAACCTCGAAGACCTGTACAAGCGCTCGCGCGGCGAAGGCTTCGGTGCGGAAGTGAAGCGGCGCATCATGGTCGGCACCTACGCGCTGTCCGCCGGCTACTACGACGCCTACTACCTGAAGGCGCAGAAGATCCGCCGCCTGATCAAGAACGACTTCATCAAAGCCTTCAACGATGTCGACGTGATCCTCGGCCCAACCACGCCGAACCTGGCCTGGAAGATCGGCGCGAAGAACAACGACCCGGTCGCCGAATACCTGGAAGACATCTACACCATCACCGCCAACCTGGCCGGCATCCCCGGCCTGTCCATGCCCGCCGGCTTTGTCGACGGTCTGCCGGTTGGCGTGCAACTGCTTGCGCCCTACTTCCAGGAAGGTCGCCTGCTGAATGTCGCCCACCAGTACCAACAGGTCAGCGACTGGCACAAACAGACACCCAAAGGCTTCTGA
- the gatB gene encoding Asp-tRNA(Asn)/Glu-tRNA(Gln) amidotransferase subunit GatB yields the protein MQWETVIGLEIHAQLSTQSKIFSASATTFGAEPNTQASLVDLGMPGTLPVLNAEAVRMACKFGLAIDAEIAGKNIFARKNYFYPDLPKGYQTSQMDDPIVGKGFLDITLEDGTQKRIGITRAHLEEDAGKSLHEDFHGMSGIDLNRAGTPLLEIVSEPDIRSAKEAVAYVKAIHALVRYLGICDGNMAEGSLRCDCNVSVRPKGQAEFGTRAEIKNVNSFRFIEKAINHEVQRQIELIEDGGKVVQETRLYDPNKDQTRSMRSKEEANDYRYFPCPDLLPVVIEQSFLDEIRASLPELPVQKRERFEAQFGLSAYDADVLAASRELADYFEAVNAVCGDAKLAANWVMGELSSLLNKDNLEIEQSPVSAEQLGGMILRIKDNTISGKIAKMVFEALAAGEGATADEVIEKKGLKQVTDSGAIESMLDDVLAANAEQVEQYRASDEAKRGKMFGFFVGQAMKASKGKANPGQVNELLKKKLEG from the coding sequence ATGCAATGGGAAACCGTGATCGGGCTGGAAATCCACGCCCAGCTCAGCACCCAGTCGAAGATCTTCTCGGCCAGCGCCACCACCTTCGGCGCCGAGCCCAACACCCAGGCCAGCCTGGTTGACCTCGGCATGCCCGGCACCCTGCCGGTGCTCAACGCCGAAGCCGTGCGCATGGCCTGCAAGTTTGGCCTGGCGATCGACGCCGAGATCGCCGGCAAGAACATCTTTGCGCGCAAGAACTACTTCTACCCGGACCTGCCCAAGGGCTACCAGACCAGCCAGATGGATGACCCCATCGTCGGCAAGGGCTTCCTCGACATCACCCTGGAAGACGGCACGCAGAAGCGCATCGGCATCACCCGCGCGCACCTGGAAGAAGACGCCGGCAAGAGCCTGCACGAAGACTTCCACGGCATGAGCGGCATCGACCTCAACCGTGCCGGCACGCCGTTGCTGGAAATCGTCTCCGAGCCGGACATCCGTTCAGCCAAGGAAGCGGTGGCCTACGTCAAGGCCATCCACGCCCTGGTGCGCTATCTGGGCATCTGCGACGGCAACATGGCCGAAGGCTCGCTGCGCTGCGACTGCAACGTCTCGGTACGGCCCAAAGGCCAGGCCGAATTCGGCACCCGCGCAGAGATCAAGAACGTCAACTCGTTCCGCTTCATCGAGAAGGCGATCAACCACGAAGTACAGCGCCAGATCGAACTGATCGAGGACGGCGGCAAGGTGGTGCAGGAAACCCGCCTGTACGACCCGAACAAGGACCAGACGCGCTCCATGCGCAGCAAGGAAGAAGCCAACGACTACCGTTACTTCCCCTGTCCGGACCTGCTGCCGGTGGTGATCGAACAGAGCTTCCTCGACGAGATCCGCGCCAGCCTGCCGGAACTGCCGGTGCAGAAGCGCGAGCGTTTCGAGGCGCAGTTCGGTCTGTCCGCCTACGACGCCGACGTGCTGGCCGCCAGTCGCGAACTGGCCGACTACTTTGAGGCGGTCAACGCCGTCTGCGGCGATGCCAAGCTGGCCGCCAACTGGGTGATGGGCGAGCTGTCCAGCCTGCTCAACAAGGACAACCTGGAGATCGAGCAGTCGCCAGTATCGGCCGAACAGCTGGGCGGCATGATCCTGCGCATCAAGGACAACACCATCAGCGGCAAGATCGCCAAGATGGTGTTCGAGGCCCTGGCCGCCGGTGAAGGCGCCACAGCTGACGAGGTGATCGAGAAGAAAGGCCTCAAGCAGGTCACCGACTCCGGCGCCATCGAGTCGATGTTGGATGACGTGCTGGCGGCCAACGCCGAACAGGTCGAACAGTACCGCGCCAGCGACGAAGCCAAGCGCGGCAAGATGTTCGGCTTTTTCGTCGGCCAGGCCATGAAAGCCTCGAAAGGCAAGGCCAACCCGGGCCAGGTCAATGAACTGCTGAAGAAAAAGCTGGAAGGGTGA
- the mreC gene encoding rod shape-determining protein MreC — translation MLVVLSAVLMVVDARFTVLKPLRAQMGLLVEPVFWIGRLPVTLWEAATQELSSRNELAAENEKLKAEMLLLQRRVQKLAALTEQNVRLRELLNSSALVEEKVIATELIGIDPNPFTHRILIDKGEQDGVFLGQPVLDARGLMGQVVEVMPYAARVLLLTDTSHSIPVQVNRNGLRAIAAGTGNPERLELRHVADTADIKVGDLLVSSGMGQRFPAGYPVAMVSEVIHDSGQPFAIVRAVPTAALNRSRHMLLVDVDRRSAEERATAAAEAQQQADSQAPAVPEAATPMPAPAAPGAPALTPAPALPAVEAAPALPPADSQEAH, via the coding sequence GTGCTGGTCGTGCTGTCGGCTGTGCTGATGGTGGTGGATGCGCGCTTCACTGTACTCAAGCCGCTGCGTGCGCAGATGGGCTTGCTGGTCGAGCCGGTGTTCTGGATCGGCCGCCTGCCGGTGACCCTGTGGGAAGCCGCGACCCAGGAACTCAGCAGTCGCAATGAGCTGGCTGCCGAGAACGAGAAGCTCAAGGCGGAAATGCTCCTGCTGCAGCGTCGCGTGCAGAAGCTCGCCGCGCTGACCGAGCAGAACGTGCGCCTGCGTGAGCTGCTTAACTCTTCCGCACTGGTGGAGGAGAAGGTGATTGCCACCGAGCTGATCGGCATCGACCCCAACCCCTTCACCCACCGCATCCTGATCGACAAGGGCGAGCAGGACGGCGTGTTTCTCGGCCAGCCGGTGCTCGATGCCCGTGGCCTGATGGGCCAGGTGGTCGAGGTCATGCCTTACGCGGCGCGGGTGCTGCTGCTCACCGATACCAGTCACAGCATTCCGGTGCAGGTCAATCGCAACGGTTTGCGCGCCATCGCCGCCGGCACCGGTAATCCGGAGCGTCTGGAGTTGCGCCATGTGGCCGATACCGCCGATATCAAGGTGGGCGATCTGCTGGTCAGCTCCGGCATGGGTCAGCGTTTTCCGGCCGGTTACCCAGTAGCCATGGTCAGTGAAGTGATTCACGACTCCGGCCAGCCATTCGCCATCGTGCGGGCCGTGCCGACTGCCGCGCTGAACCGCAGTCGCCACATGCTGCTGGTGGATGTTGATCGGCGCAGCGCGGAAGAACGCGCCACTGCTGCCGCCGAGGCCCAGCAGCAAGCCGATAGCCAGGCGCCGGCCGTGCCTGAGGCGGCAACGCCTATGCCTGCGCCGGCAGCACCGGGCGCGCCAGCGCTGACGCCAGCTCCGGCGCTGCCTGCGGTGGAAGCCGCGCCGGCCTTACCGCCAGCCGATAGTCAGGAGGCCCACTGA
- the mreD gene encoding rod shape-determining protein MreD: MVVTRSAHGWVIWASLAFALLLSVAPMPDFMAIGRPLWLALFLSYWALSVPHRLGMVSAWVFGLLADVLNGSLLGLNALILTLIVFLVLSLQRRLRMFPMWQQSLVLLVVFGLAQLVHLWLNALTGNRQPTLEFVFPALVSALLWPWVFAILRGLQQRFGVH, encoded by the coding sequence ATGGTGGTGACACGTTCCGCTCACGGCTGGGTAATCTGGGCCAGCCTGGCGTTTGCCTTGTTGCTCAGCGTGGCGCCCATGCCGGACTTTATGGCCATCGGCCGCCCGCTGTGGCTGGCGCTGTTCCTTTCCTACTGGGCGCTGTCCGTGCCGCACCGCCTGGGCATGGTCTCGGCCTGGGTGTTCGGCCTGCTGGCGGATGTGCTGAATGGCTCGCTGCTGGGCCTGAATGCCCTGATCCTGACCCTGATCGTGTTCCTCGTGCTGTCGCTGCAGCGGCGTTTGCGCATGTTCCCCATGTGGCAGCAGAGCCTGGTGCTGCTGGTGGTGTTCGGCCTGGCCCAGCTGGTGCATCTGTGGCTGAATGCCCTGACCGGTAATCGCCAGCCGACCCTCGAATTCGTCTTCCCGGCGCTGGTCAGCGCCTTGCTCTGGCCCTGGGTGTTCGCCATCCTGCGTGGGCTGCAACAGCGCTTCGGCGTTCACTGA
- a CDS encoding septal ring lytic transglycosylase RlpA family protein, which yields MRIAFALFAALLLVGCTSQGVVDPQGYRAEGQASWYGAKHHGRKTASGERFDQHALTAAHRELPFGTRVQVTNLSNDKRVIVRINDRGPHTRNRLIDLSQQAAKQLDMLRAGVAPVRVEALE from the coding sequence ATGCGCATAGCTTTCGCCCTGTTCGCCGCCCTGCTGCTTGTCGGCTGCACCAGCCAGGGCGTGGTCGACCCGCAGGGTTACCGCGCCGAAGGCCAGGCTTCCTGGTATGGCGCCAAGCACCACGGGCGCAAGACCGCCAGCGGCGAGCGCTTCGACCAGCACGCGCTGACCGCCGCCCACCGCGAACTACCATTCGGCACCCGCGTGCAGGTGACCAACCTGAGCAACGACAAACGCGTGATAGTGCGCATCAACGACCGCGGGCCGCACACCCGCAACCGTCTGATCGACCTGTCGCAACAGGCCGCCAAGCAGCTCGACATGCTGCGCGCCGGCGTGGCGCCGGTGCGCGTCGAAGCCCTCGAGTAA